From a region of the Paenibacillus sp. FSL R10-2734 genome:
- a CDS encoding MFS transporter, whose product MQKTKKKIYYGWFVVLAAFLCTFASTGLMIYSFSLFLVPMSESLDVPRTSIALASSIFTICMGVVSAYVGNQVSKGRVKKLILIGVILLGGGNALLSITNSLPVYYMCYALVGIGSAFTGPAVTSTLATAWFDKRRGLATGIISCGASVCAIFAPSFLATIMDSSGVRAAYLANSAIVIVLLLIALLLVKTKPQDIGLLPDGLTQEEFEATPPKKRPVLIGLTRNQAMKTPAMILVCIAFAALGFGQIGVMQNAAAYLSDLTFNTKTIASALGFIGLSGGVSTIFFGWLSDRINPKLVFCVGNMLLLVATLILTYTEPDSGYGWLVSYGILFGLGMGIWASAVPLVIIKLVGPMNFGAIWGLAFAIRSICGDTLGVPTISKIAETAGYRVAFCVAIIVFAVSAVLIIVAKKPKAFLEMQEAAGQVKKA is encoded by the coding sequence ATGCAAAAGACAAAAAAGAAAATCTATTACGGTTGGTTCGTAGTGCTTGCAGCTTTTCTATGCACTTTCGCTTCAACCGGTTTGATGATTTACTCGTTCAGCTTATTTTTAGTACCGATGTCTGAGTCGCTCGATGTACCGAGGACTTCGATAGCTTTAGCATCGTCAATCTTCACCATCTGCATGGGCGTGGTCAGCGCCTATGTTGGCAACCAGGTCTCCAAGGGCAGAGTAAAGAAGCTGATTCTCATTGGTGTGATTCTGCTAGGAGGCGGAAACGCTCTACTCTCTATCACGAACTCGCTCCCTGTGTACTATATGTGTTATGCACTTGTCGGTATTGGTAGCGCTTTTACGGGACCAGCAGTAACCAGTACCTTGGCGACAGCATGGTTCGATAAACGCCGCGGTCTCGCCACAGGCATTATCAGCTGTGGTGCCAGCGTGTGTGCCATATTCGCGCCATCCTTTCTCGCTACCATAATGGACTCGTCGGGAGTACGGGCTGCTTATCTCGCTAACAGCGCGATCGTAATCGTTCTGCTGCTCATTGCGTTGCTGTTGGTGAAAACGAAGCCTCAGGACATCGGTCTTCTGCCTGATGGGCTTACCCAAGAGGAATTCGAAGCGACACCGCCCAAGAAACGCCCGGTCCTCATTGGACTCACTCGCAATCAGGCCATGAAGACACCTGCCATGATTCTTGTTTGTATCGCATTTGCTGCGCTCGGCTTCGGACAGATCGGCGTCATGCAGAACGCAGCCGCTTATTTAAGCGACCTAACGTTTAACACGAAAACTATAGCATCTGCACTCGGTTTCATTGGTTTATCCGGTGGCGTCAGCACAATCTTCTTCGGATGGTTGTCGGACCGAATCAATCCTAAGCTTGTATTTTGTGTTGGAAACATGCTGTTGCTAGTAGCTACCCTCATCCTCACCTACACTGAGCCGGATTCTGGGTACGGCTGGCTAGTCTCCTATGGCATCCTGTTCGGCTTAGGCATGGGAATCTGGGCTTCTGCTGTTCCCCTCGTCATTATAAAGCTAGTAGGTCCCATGAACTTTGGCGCGATCTGGGGACTCGCTTTTGCTATCCGGTCAATCTGTGGTGATACACTCGGTGTCCCAACGATCTCAAAGATAGCTGAAACAGCAGGGTATAGGGTAGCTTTTTGTGTCGCGATAATCGTCTTCGCCGTATCAGCAGTGCTCATCATCGTTGCAAAGAAGCCGAAGGCGTTCTTAGAGATGCAAGAAGCGGCCGGCCAAGTCAAAAAAGCATAA
- a CDS encoding LysR family transcriptional regulator — protein MNILSLRYFISVAEYSSFTKASEHLYVTQPTLSRQIQDLEEEMGVQLFVRGRHSLTLTEQGSRFLHEATEIIRRCDNIREIVKQGDDDDGNITGLLSIGYQGFLDTKLMQHTLKSITKKHPRIDFSLSQGSPTELRHHLLFDKCDLVFALNTCIDSIPNIECIKLQENKLQIAVPRNCRLSKYDSIDMKELANENFIMLERKVSPFTVDYATSLCMKHGFSPNASYYVNDAEKALLLVGSGKGITFLHSTNKINSPAETYDIKVLNIEGIDNDLDFVVAFKKDNTNPIIPEFVSELMSSNELNNSRECDLISV, from the coding sequence ATGAATATACTGAGTTTGAGATATTTTATTTCTGTAGCAGAATACTCAAGTTTTACGAAAGCATCCGAGCACCTATATGTGACACAGCCAACTTTAAGCCGACAAATACAAGACCTTGAAGAAGAAATGGGAGTGCAACTTTTTGTGCGCGGTAGACATTCGCTAACTTTGACAGAGCAAGGAAGTCGCTTTTTGCATGAAGCCACGGAAATCATAAGAAGATGTGATAATATTCGGGAAATTGTGAAGCAAGGAGATGATGATGATGGCAACATAACGGGATTGCTGAGTATAGGATATCAAGGATTTCTTGATACCAAGCTCATGCAGCATACGCTGAAATCTATAACGAAAAAGCACCCGCGCATTGATTTTTCGCTTTCACAGGGCAGTCCAACCGAACTAAGACATCATCTTCTATTTGACAAATGCGATTTGGTATTTGCATTAAATACTTGCATTGATTCTATTCCAAATATAGAGTGTATAAAGCTTCAAGAGAATAAACTGCAAATCGCAGTTCCACGGAACTGTCGTTTATCTAAATATGACTCTATTGATATGAAGGAATTAGCGAATGAGAATTTTATAATGCTTGAACGTAAAGTTTCTCCATTTACCGTAGATTATGCTACCAGTTTATGCATGAAACATGGATTTTCACCGAATGCTTCCTATTACGTAAATGATGCAGAAAAAGCATTGCTTTTAGTGGGTTCAGGCAAAGGCATCACCTTTCTGCATTCTACAAACAAAATAAATAGCCCTGCTGAAACCTATGATATTAAGGTATTGAACATAGAAGGAATTGATAACGATTTGGATTTCGTAGTAGCATTTAAAAAAGATAATACAAATCCAATCATTCCGGAATTTGTATCTGAATTAATGAGTTCCAACGAACTGAACAACTCACGTGAGTGTGACCTAATTTCTGTGTAA